The DNA region TTCTCGACCCGCACGTCGGCACCTCCGACGTTCGGCGTGTACACTGGCAGGAGTGCATCCCCGGTGAAGACGACCGGGGACCCATCGAGGGTCGTCTCGAACATGCACAACCCCGCGGCGTGTCCCGACGCGTGGACGACGCGCAACTCGTGGCCGTTGACGTTGAAGGTATCCCCGTCCGCGAACGGGATGACCTCCGGGGCGTCCAGCGCCGTCGGCTCTGCCATCCTCTCTCTGAGCACCGCCTGTTTCGGTTCGGGCATCCCCCAGTCGTCGAAGTACCGCTCCTGTGTCTCGTGCAGGGTCGCCCACGCGTCCTCGTCCCCCTCGACGAGCGGGGCGTCCTCGGCGTGGACGTACACCTCGGCCCCGCTTTGCGATTGTATCTCGCCGGCCAGGCCGGTGTGGTCCGGATGCCAGTGTGTCAGGAAGATCCGGTCGATGTCCGCCATCGCGACGCCGTGGCTGGCGAGTGCCTCCGTCAACTGCGTCCGCGTCGCCGCCATCCAGTCGCCGGTGTCGATGAGGACGGTCTCCGGCCCATCGTCGAAGAGGTAGGCGTTGTTGTGTCCCTCGAACGCGGCGTTCGACAGCGTCAGGCGTTCCATGCCCGGTACTAATCCACCACTGTCGTTTGAGTGTGTCGAGGGCGGCGACCGGGTGTCACGGCTCGCCTGGGATGTCTGCGGGAGTCAGCCCGTCGGCTTCCTCCCGGTAGCGCTCGTAGAGGTCCAGTGCCCAGTCCCGTGCCTCCGGGTTGTCCGTGTCCACGAAGACGGTGAGCATCCCGGTCTGCTCGTCGTATCCGCCGAGGCCGATTCGCCCATCGAAGATGGCGAGCCCGAACGGGAGTTCCTCGTGGGTCGAGAGGCTGAGTTCGCCGCTCTCGAGTGCAGTCCGGACCGCGTCGGGATACGCCTCGACGATATCGTCGACGACGGTCGGGAGATAGACCACGTCGGTCGTCATCCCGTCGAGTATCTCCTCACGGATCTCGTCGACGAAGATAGGGGCGATGGTGGTCGTGTCGAACCCGTAGAGGGTGCTCGATTTCCGGAGGAGTTCCATGAAGCGAGCGACGGGTGCGTACGGGTTCGAGGGTCCCGGTTCGGTGATGGTCGCGTCTGCGAAGGGGCCGACGTCGACATCCACCGATTCGTCCGTCTGGGTCGCGAGGAACGGCTGGAGCCGTCGGGCCGTGGTGAGTCGCTGCTGGAAGGTACTCACCTCGGCTGCGACAGCCCGTCCGAACGGCGAGAGTTCGAACTCGTCGTCGGATTGCACGAGCAGGTCCTGCGCTTCGAGGTCACGGACGATACGATGGATGGTCGTTCGTGAGACGTCGAGGGCTTTCATGAGGTCCGCCCGCGTCTTCGATCCATCTCGAAGCGTCTCCAGGACGTCCGCACGCTTGATCGCTTCCACCGGGAGACTGCCGTCTCCTTCCACCTGTTCGCCACCCATGAGGAGTACTCAGACCTGTCATCGTCATAGCTGTTCGTGTTCAGGAAGTGGAATCCGTTTCACGTCCTGAAACGGCGTTCAGACCTCGTTACACGGCCGATAGATGCATATTTAATGTCTCCACCTGTTGCATACTTATCAACATGGGGAGCACTTCGATTCGACGGCGGACAGATGTGGGTACGCGGGTGACGACACTCGGGGTCGTTCTCATCGTCGTCCTCTCGGGTGTCGTCGCACCGGTCGGCGCCGCCCAGACGATGGAACCCGCGGTGGGAGACTCGGCGATCACTGGGTCAGTAGCGGGAGATGGACTGGAAACCAGTGCCGCACACGGTAGCACTGGGGCACAGGTCGGGACAGGCGCCTCCTCGACGTGGGAGTCACTCGGGGCAGGCGACTGGTCGACAGCCGGTCGCGACCCGGGCTGGTCCGGCGACAACCCGAACACGACGGCGCCCACGACCGATCCCGACGTCCGCTGGCTGTACGAGTTCCAGGACGACGTCGGCACCGGACCGGTCGTCGTCGCCGATGGCCTGGTCCTGATACCCGGCCGGGACAGCCTCCGTGCGGTGGACAACGAGACCGGCGCCGTGGTCTGGAACGTCTCTGGCATCGATACCGAAGCGGTGTCTGTCGCCGATGGACTGGTCGTGGTCGACAGCGGTTACGACGGCATCTTCGTCTTCGACCTCGCGACGGGCACCGAACAGTGGAACGTCTCGTCCGTCGACGTCGACTCGAGCGTCGTCCTGAACGGCACGGTGTACGTCGATGGGGGAACCTACACGGGGCAGCGCATCTACGCGTACGACCTCGCGACCGGGAACGCACTGTGGAACACGGAATACGCCGATTCCGCGGGTGGTGGGTTCACCGCGAGCGGAAACACCGTCTACGCCACGGCACAGTTCGGGAGCGATGCACGTGAGTACGCGGTCTACGCCCTGAACGCCAGCGACGGCTCCGAACGCTGGCGGTTCGCCATCGAAGGCCAGATTCGTATGCGTCCGGTCGTCGCCGATGGCTCCGTGTTCGTCGGCGGCGGCAGTGACGTGTACGACCCGAAGTTCATTCGCCTTGATGCCACCGATGGCCATGTCGAGTGGATCTTCGACGTGAACGCCAGACCCGCGGGGGCAGCCGTCGCGAACGGGTCGGTCTTCCTCGCCGCGGGCAACACGGTCTACGGCCTCGATGCAGGTTCTGGGACGATGCAGTGGAAACACCGCCTTGCGACCGGCGTCGAGTACGGGCTCAGCTACACGAACGTCGATACGAATCCGCCAGCCGTCGCCGACGACGTGGTGTACGTCACGAACGACCGGGGAAGCATGGTTGCGCTGGATAGCGTGACCGGTACGGCGCTCTGGCGCGACCAGCTCGCCGGGCAAGCCGTGCGACCGGCAGTCGCCGATGGCCGTCTCTACGTGCTCGCCAGACAGACGGCCGGGTCGGGCACGGACACGACCAGGGTGTACGCACTGGAGTCGTCGCCCTTCTCGGTCAGCGGACTCACCGTCTCGAAGACGACCGTCGCGCCGGGCGAGCAGTTCACCGTCGACGTGACGGTCGAGAACGTCGACGAT from Haloarchaeobius amylolyticus includes:
- a CDS encoding helix-turn-helix transcriptional regulator, with the protein product MGGEQVEGDGSLPVEAIKRADVLETLRDGSKTRADLMKALDVSRTTIHRIVRDLEAQDLLVQSDDEFELSPFGRAVAAEVSTFQQRLTTARRLQPFLATQTDESVDVDVGPFADATITEPGPSNPYAPVARFMELLRKSSTLYGFDTTTIAPIFVDEIREEILDGMTTDVVYLPTVVDDIVEAYPDAVRTALESGELSLSTHEELPFGLAIFDGRIGLGGYDEQTGMLTVFVDTDNPEARDWALDLYERYREEADGLTPADIPGEP
- a CDS encoding MBL fold metallo-hydrolase, which codes for MERLTLSNAAFEGHNNAYLFDDGPETVLIDTGDWMAATRTQLTEALASHGVAMADIDRIFLTHWHPDHTGLAGEIQSQSGAEVYVHAEDAPLVEGDEDAWATLHETQERYFDDWGMPEPKQAVLRERMAEPTALDAPEVIPFADGDTFNVNGHELRVVHASGHAAGLCMFETTLDGSPVVFTGDALLPVYTPNVGGADVRVENPLEKYLRALRYIADAGYDRAWPGHRDPIADPPARAEHIIDHHEERAWRVLNVLDESGPLNTWEVSAELFGELSDIHILHGPGEAYAHLEHLAQTGAVIPEGETYRIAERASEALAEENDQRWELGF